Sequence from the Nocardia cyriacigeorgica GUH-2 genome:
CGGACGACGTTCGCCTTGACCCCGCCCGGACTTCGCGGCTACCACACCGACGAGGTCGACGCATTCCTCGAGCTCGTCGCCGCCACCCTGGGCGGTAGCGGCGGGCTCACCGCCGACGATCTGCGCCAGGTCAGTTTCGGCGCCCCGCGCGGTGGCCGTCGCGGCTATCGCGCCGAACAGGTCGACGAGTTCCTCGACCGGGTACATGCCGAACTCGAGTACCGGCAGCGTGGGGTGCGTCCGGTGCCCGCGGCGGCGCCGGGACCCGCGCCGGCGCGATTGCTGACGCCGGCGGATGTGCACCGGATGCGGTTCACCCCCGCGCCGCTGGAACAGCGCGGATATCACATCGAGGAGGTGGACGCCTTTCTCGATCTGGTCGCGGCGACGCTGGCACACGACGGGCCGGGCAGCCTGACCGTCGACGATGTGCGTGCGGTGCGGTTCACGGTGGCGCGGCTGGGTGTGCGCGGTTATCAGCGCGATGAGGTGGATGCTTTCTTGGATCTGGTGATCACGGCGTTGCAGCAGCCTGCCGGGCTGCGCTGAGTCGTCCCGCCTGCTGTCCTTGCGCGGCTCGCTTTCAGTCGAACAGGTCCAGCGTCGGATGTGGTTCGCG
This genomic interval carries:
- a CDS encoding DivIVA domain-containing protein; translation: MTAVTPEDVGRTTFALTPPGLRGYHTDEVDAFLELVAATLGGSGGLTADDLRQVSFGAPRGGRRGYRAEQVDEFLDRVHAELEYRQRGVRPVPAAAPGPAPARLLTPADVHRMRFTPAPLEQRGYHIEEVDAFLDLVAATLAHDGPGSLTVDDVRAVRFTVARLGVRGYQRDEVDAFLDLVITALQQPAGLR